The stretch of DNA CGCTTCGATCGATGCTGTCAAACCCCGAAAGGCGCTGCGCTGGAGGGGCTAAAAGTGCAAGAACCTGGAGGGCCGGCCGGTGTTCATtgcgccgtgtctctctcgtcccctctCGGCTGCGCTGTCAACGTAGTGGAGGGACGAGCCTGTGACGCGAAGGGAAGTGTGGTCGCAGGCCTCTGCTCTTTTGCTGGAATTCCTAGCTTGCGGAGCGGCAACTTTGAAATTTTTCTTGCCTGGCAGTTGGGTTTCGGAGGTGCGTGCCATCCCTGTTTCGGCCAGAGGGAACCGCTCCGCCGATACCGCCCTGCAGTTCCGACTCCGCAGTTCTTCGGGGTGACGAACATCGGGACTGGATGGAGCCTCCGAATGGCAGGAGTGCATCTGTTTTTGTCGTTCCTTCTGAGTTTGGTTCACTCCTTGTCTCACCGCCGGCTCTGTGCGCCGACACAATTGCATCTCTGTTTCGAGGCggtgcgtctcctttctttccgtctcctttccttccccctcgTTCGGTCCATTCCGTCTCGTCGGCACCCTGCTGACATCATGCACTCTCTCCCGAGTACATAGAACCGTAGAATTGTGTTGCGTGCAAAGCGAACGGGGCGTCCCGCCTGCGTGACGCTGAGcgcgctccgcctcttttcACCAAAATGTctcgcgccgcttcgcctcccgtGGCTCGCGCTTCGCCACTCTCACCGCAGCTGCCGAGTTGTACAGACGCCCCTGCGACGTTTCCGATGAGGAGAGGGCCCCCACAGTCGTCAGTAGTCCTCATCGAGGCCGACGCGCTGGTGCTCGACTGGGGGAGTCTGCTGCAGTGCATCCTCCAAGGCTTCGTGCACCGTAAGCTTCTTCCAGAAGAATCCTCCACCATTCTGCTTCCGGGCTGTTCTCTGCTCCACGCCGGCACGCGCATTGCGACGCGCACCGCCTCTGCGGAGAAGGACCGACTTGGCGGCCAGCCCGCTCGACGCGACAGTCCGCATTCTGCGCAGAAGGCCTCAAAACAAACGCGCGTCGAGGACGGGGAGGCCTTTCCCCACATCTCGTCCCGAGCatgcggcgaagacgaggcgtcTGTGAGGACTCTGTGCGGCCGCCTCCTCACAACCGTCCCCATGCCTGACGGATCTCAGGAGACGATCCAGTCGGCGATTCCGGAAGACTCCACGCGTCCTCCGGCGGGCGTGCTTCCCAGCGATGCGCAGGCGCCGACCCTCGCCCATCCGCCCTGTCCGTCGTCTTTGAGTCGCGTGATGAACGCGTTGAAAGTCGCGGTGAAGCCGCATATCGGCGCCTACCGCTTTCTGCGCATTCTCGCGTTGCACGCGCTCGCGGACTCCCTGGAGACATCTGCGCAAAACGCGCCCTCGGAGGGCCGCTTCGCTGACGAGTTGGAACTGAAGCACGAGGCGGAAAACTCCGAAGGATCCAGTCGCCCACTGCATCTGGTGTTTTGTACCAGCAACGCATCTGTGTGGCGGGACCACCTCGCCACTCTGGAAGACGGAGCGCGCGCCACACGAGGGCGCCCTCAGGCCGGCGACGCGTTGCTTCACCTGTCCCACGCAGGCGTCGTGTCGCTCTTCCCGCTCCAAGACGGCGTCGACGCGCTGAGGCGTTTCGTGGAACGGAAAGTGCAcgaaacgcgcagaaaaAGCCGCAGGACGCGACACGAAACGGCGCCGGAGCTAGGCGAGTCTTTGGCGGCAGGGGAGGACGGAAAAGATGCCaagcagggaaagaaggatCTCTGTAggcaagagagcgacgatCAACACTGCGGGGAAAAGAGGCtcaaaggcgaagaagacatcTTACACGCCGCCTCCGCAGTCACCGTGGCGGCCAAAACGAAAGCCTTCGCACGCTTCGCCAGCGCAGCAGGTGGGTTTCAAATTTTCGGTTACCGCGGCAGTCAGCTGGGTTCAGAGGTTTCTACActatataaacatatatttatatatatatatatatatatatatatatatgtatgtgttCGCGTGTACGGCTCTCGCGGTTAGGCTGGCGAACCGCGGCCTGCCGGTTAGGCTTTGCCCAGCAGCGGCATCCGAGTGCACAAAGCGCCTGTGTCGGGGGGATTCAGCGTTGGACGTGCACACGTGTTACCTTTATTCTTGTCGCGGTGGCGATTTGCGGCGCACCATGGTTTCTCCGCGCGTTATGGTGGAGACGACGCGTTCTGGTCCATGACAACAGGGTGCACGTTGGGGCGGTCTGTCCACATGGCTTTCGTTTGCCTGACTAAATAGCAGCGTGAGCGTTCGCGGCTCCCGCGCCTTCTGAATGCCGCCTGAAAGCACGTGTGTATCTGCATTCTCGTCAGGGTTCACCAACTTGGTGCCGTCGTTGCGGGGCATGCAGCTGCGGCCAAGTTCGACGACGCAGCCGCGTGCGGAATGCGAGACGAGCCAGCCGTCCACTGCGGCAACCACGCCGTTGTCGAATCGTGTCGAGACCAGCGAACTGACCTCTCCCTTCAGATCTGCTCGATCCGCTTCCGTTCGAAGCAATTCCCCGTCACCCGCCCCGTCTGGTGCCTGCGCTTCCCTCATCTGCGGAACGGGTCAGTTCGGCAGTGGCGGGCGTCGCCGAGGCGACCGCGTCTGTTCCCTGTGCAGGAGTCCCTTTGCTGTAGATGCACTCCCCAATGGCGTGCACGCTCGAGTCGGCGCCGAGGAAGTCTCTCCCGGCGCCGCTTTCCAGCTCTGCAACACCTGCGACACGGACCTCGAAGCCAGACTTCTCGACAGTATCGATGACGTTGACCTTCAACGCCTTCTACATCCTGACTCCCTGCCGCGCTCTCCTACAGAGCGGCTTTCGGTCCTCGCCACTTCACCCCCACACTGCGACATCGTTCGCAGTTCGGATGCGGCGAATTCTGGTGTCTGCTcacgtgtgtctcttcccgaCTCCTGCTCGTCGACTCCTGAAGCGTCTCTCGTGAGCTCTCGGACCCAAACAGATGTCGCTCccctgcttcgcctcccgtTTCTTCAGCCGCCCGTGTATCCTCACAAGGTGGCGCCCCTTGCCTTTGCGCGACCCAAGCCAGCGAGTTCACTCCCCTCTGGTGCGAGCGAGGCAAACCCGGACTTCAGGACGGCAAGCGGGGACGGCCGGGGGGCGAGTCTGCCGTGGCGTGCGTGCGCCTGCTGCCGCTTTCTCGCTGAAGAGGCGGCGGGTCTCGAGGCGGACGTCGGCGGGCTCTCGCGAAAACCGCCCAACGCGAACTCGGCCGTGCGCGGCTCGCCTGGGTTGTGGGGGACGTggagcgcggcggcgacCGGCCTCGAAGCCTGGGGCAGATCCGTGGTGCTGGCGACGCCTGTCTTGGTCTCCGGAGAAGTGGTCAAGGGTTTCGGGCGCGGCAGCAAAATGCTTGGGATTCCCACAGCCAATGTACGGGAAACGCAGCCGCCCGTGTCCCTTTCGACGGGCGAGGCCTACCGGGAGAGGCAAAACCGGAGCGCGTCAGAGACCGTCCCACGTCCACCCCACAGGCTCTCAGACGACTCGGCAGAGGCTGAAGCCGAAGCACAGGGTTCGGCGCCGGCCGCGGAGCGCCCAGGGAGTAAGGCGGACCACGCCCGTGAGCTGCGAGGCCAATGGGGCGAGATTGGCGAAGCTGATGGAGGCGAAAACAACGGACATCTGGAGCGGGATCTGgagcgcgcctcgcctgtgACGCTCTTCCCTGGTAAGGCCGAAGGCCCCGCAGGGCGATGGTGAAAAGGAGGGCGACTGAACGCGTGGGAAGAGGACAACGAGCgcgggaaacgagggagactggaaggcaggagacgcgagatcGAAAGCGCCAGCGTCACGTTTGCTgagtgcatgcgtctctctgtggaaCTGAATTTTCGCAGGTGTGTACTATGGCTGGGCTGCCCTACACCCGCTGCCGCGAACGGGACGCCGAGCGGAAGGCCAAGGCAGGAGCGCAGAATCCAATGAACCACTGAGAGACCAGGCAGGCGGGAAGAACGCCGACACCGGTAGAACAGCTGGGCCAGCGGAAAAGATCAAGGTGTACAAAACCGCCATGTCTATTGGCTACAACCCGTATTTCGACAACACGTCTGTGACCATTGTAGGTCCTTCTGAAACGGAGGCTTCTTGGCGAAAGAACGCGTTGACCTTCTGCGGTTTCTCAGCCGGGCCCTTTTTCACCTCTTTGCCAGTCGATACAAAGTGCAAATACAACAGGTGGACTCGGTAGCTTGTCTTTTCGATCTTTCTCACTGATCGACATGTATGCGCAACTATCAACAGGCTTCATCTGTGGAACACATATCTTACTCTGGTAGCGTAGCTGAGGGGCCCTCGCTATAATTCTTATCCACCTAGATACGCAACGTTGACCGGGCTGCATTCCTACGTTTCCCTGTAGAAGACGGCATTAGCATATGGTGTCCAGTGTAGGATCCATTGTGTACAACAGACTGTGACAAGAACGGATGTGTCGGTCTCACACGGCGGCTAGGCAGCCGATGGATGCCGTGCGGagtttttgtcttcttttcggcGTGCGTGCGGCATTGTTCCAGGAGCCCTACATCTACCACGAATTTGACGAGGATTTTGTCGGTAGCCCGATTACTGTCGTGATTACCGGCTTCCTTCGAAGCGAGGcatccttttcttccttcggtAAGTCGCCAAGTGGCAAGGGCGCCGAGCCGATTATGCGGCGTTAAACGGAGTACAAATCAAAACCAGTGAAATATTAGTCTCAAGGTCATCCCTTAGTAGTCTAGGATTATTATCTTCGACCTTACCTTTAACACCGCGTAGTACGGTGGAAAACACCGTTCAGGTAAGATACGGCTAGACATCTATGGTGTTCAGGAGCATAGAAAATGCTGCTCACCTCAACTGGTAACGTGCAGTGATAGAAGTATCGTACAATCACTCTGCTAGTTATTGAGAGAGACTGATGCGCTCGAACCCACAGCTGAGGAAGCGAAATAGTTCTACGTCACGCTAGAGACGTCGATTTCATATTCGCGAATCAATGAGAAAATCTTGCGTACTGTAGTGTTCAAAGCCGGAAGGTAAACCGGTCGCTCATCGAGCCGAGAGGCACAGATACCGGCGTTTTTGGATTAGGAGCGTGAAGAGTATGTcgactctctcgcggtcTGCGGTGAATGGGGTTTGTTGCGTGCAGGCCATCTGATTCAGGCAATACAAAATGACTGCGAAATCTGTAGAATTGCCTTAGATCATCCTATCCATCTTCCGTCGAAGCACATGTTAGAGTCACTATGTAGTGAAACATGAACAGGAGCTGGATGTTCGGAAACGAAACACAAAACACAATCCCCATTTCGAAATGTACGCGATCGTAACCGTACATGTCCACCGGAGGCACCCAGCATCCTGACATACCGCTTTGCGACAGACTTACAAGATTCCCCTGCAGGCAGCCGCCTCGAAGGCATGAGAGCGACACGCGCCAAAACGTAGGACCGGTTGAGAGATGCACAAGACGCTGTGGATAGCGGCAGAAAAAACCGCTTACTTTGGTGTTTACGGAACCTTGCTTTCCCAAAGAGCGAAGATTTCTGGTGCATGATTCGTTTTGTGTAGCAGCTCTatgcggggggggggggggggggaaacaGACCCGCGGCGGTAGTGGCAGGGGAAGGGATTTCAGGATTTAAACGGTCCCAAGAAGAACGGATTCCGTTCGTCGAAAGTGCagtgagagagaacggccAATGGGCCACTCGGTGTGCGTCATTGTTGAACAGCTTTTTGCATGGACCTGATCCATGCGGACGGAATGCCGCGCCgccgtttctgttttctctcggctgcaCTGTTGTCACCAAGCGCGTGTCTTTTGGTCGGAAGTTTAATTTTCCGTAAAACCCGACGATGCAAGATGACGTGCGCGCTAGTCTGGCCAGTTGTTTGTTTTTCGTAAATCCTGTAAACGGAGAATCCCCACAAAAATAGGCAAACCCACAATCGGATGGATTTATTTCGTCGTACACCGCACGGAAGCTGGTGGCCGTGGTCAGCGCAAAACTGGAAGTGTTAACTGGAGCAGCCTaaaacgagggaagaaaTCGGCATTAACCATTTAAATGTAAGTAGAAGATATGTAAAACAATGCCGCTGACACACAGCGCAGACCAATGGGACCTCCGACGTGAGAGGCATTCCACGGTCTCGGCCACCAAATACATCGGCACGGACAAACGGTTTGCACTATTTTGCCAGCGCTTGAATACTGAGAAAAAAGGTTCCAGGTAGACGGACCTCGTGTGTTCGTGCTTTCGAATTAGCTGTAACGGACTTACTCTATTATCGTCGTGGccaacgaaggagagaactgGTCTTCCGTGCTGGGGCTAGTGCGATCAATAAGCGAGTTACATACGGCAGGGAAACTCGGCCTCAATTTGACGCCATCGTGAGAGGTTCTAATGTAGCGTGGTATACACCCTTTTGCGGTTTGACGCGTTTCACTTGCGTAGCCTCGAATCAATTCCCGTTTTTTCATTCGCTGAGCCGGAATCATGCCTTTGCTAGACCGGCCATTTGCCACTGTCCACGTCGAGTTGTCCCCGATCGGAACATAAAGCAGTTTGCCCGATGTGCCTCGATACTGTTTGTCATGTTAGCGACACGCGACAGCCTCTGCTCGATGGTGGCGATCCTTCTGTGTGTCTACAAGCAAGTTACGCCGAAGCGCCTATTCGTTTCCTTAATGGAGAATCGGGTCCGAGGGGATCGGCTTTCGGAAGCAAGGGGCATTCGGACGGTTGCCGCAAGTCAAGATTTCGCCACGCTGCGTGGTTCTGTTCACTGACGCCGTCGGTTGATTGATCACGGACAATCGCTTTCACTTGATGCCAAAGAAAAACTCTTCGGCGGGTACTGTACAGATAGTCTGGGATGTAACGGGTCGATCTGTGCGAACTAAACAAGTAAGACCACAATCTCCAAGTTATGAACAGACGGTCATGTAGCGGTGGAGACTGGAGGAATCAAACAAAAAATTGCTGCCTTCGTTTCGCTGTTTTTACAAGCTCGGCCCTGACTGTTGTTCCCACTTTCAGGCCCTACAAACACCGAACCCAGAACAGACTAGGCTGCGGGGGGCCCACAGAGGCGCCGTCCAGCCTCTGGGTAGCCGCCTCCTATGACGACAAACACCCtgcttccttgtcttctgcATCTTGTCCCTCTTTTCCTATTCTTTACCGTTCCTTTATCCCAGCTACTTCCAAAGTTGTCTCTCCCAACGGTTCTTTATCATGACAAGGAGTTGTCTTTCCCACAAGCATACAGTGCACGGTGACTCGAGTCTTCCGAGCCCTTCTCTACACATGCGTGCACAACGCTCCGCACCAAATGAAGAGAGCAGTACGAAACCACGGACACGGATGTAACGTTCCCACGAGATCGCAACTACAGTTCTTTCTGAAGAACCAGCTCTGcccgtcggcgtctcggTGTCGAAGAGCCACCACTCTACACAGGAAAcatctcttcgcctctctttgccgGGGTAGGAAAGAGACATAAGCCTCACGGCGCCTCGACGCGCTCCACACATGAGAAAAAACCTCTCTCTTCAGCCTCGAGACAACACAATCGAGACGACTCGTTTCCTCTGGATTTCGATGCCACAGAGCATCCCCTCTGGAGACACGCGCCGGTCTTCCAGAACGACGGACGCCGTGGGACGTTCTACCATTTCCACCAGGTCCTCGAATTAACACTCGTACACACGCGAACCGTGGAACCTGCAAACGGAAGATtgacaaggagacagggtAACACAGTCTTGCTCTGACTGCATCCGACAGAGCCAACTCCGtatcctctgtctcgctcctcgacTCAATTTTGAGAAAAAAACATCGTTTacggctctctctccggtcAACCTACACGGCATACAGCGTGGGCGTGTCACTTACAGCAGTATCTAGACTTTCCTACGGCGCCTCCACACACAACAGCCCTGCCTCTACAGAAAACTCCACGTCGGCGTGCCGACGCAGCAAACACGCGGAAGTTCCCTGTCAACATTTCCCCAGCTACGTCGCTCGTATATTTTCCCGAGAGCCTTTTCCCTCAGCCACAAACGGCCTGCGTTCTCCTCTGCGGGTGTAGGTACACGCCGCCAAGCGCTGTAGGGAACTGGGTTTTAGAAGTCGCCACAAAACTGCGAAGGAGTCTGTAGGCGCGCTTCGCtttcgggtgtacagacggCGGTCGCTGGTGGACTTACAAGAGAGGAGCAGAATCCCTGCTGTCGAGTTCCGCCAGTTCCTGGCGCATTTCGGCCTCCGTGAAACCGGACATGCCTGCTGCCTTTGCTTTCTCGGCGACCTGAAAAAGGATaacgacagagagcgggCGGTCGGCTCCGTGGTGTGGTCCCCGCGGAAGGCGGCGTTTAGACAAACactggagacgaaacagacgccTTCCGACCACACGACTAGCTGTCATCCGTCGTGAAAtcaaaaaacgaaaaacgggGGATTCTGAACCGCCCAGGCCTTGTTCCACTCTGCCGGCATATGTGTGGCCACTGTTTGCATTTTGCAGAAACATCGAGACACCACAAACACATCTACGCTGTATCTCCCCCGCCGCGTCAGCGGCTGTCTCGTGGAGCAGAACCACCCCACGACTCTGAATGGCGGCGGAATTCCCACAGGCGTCCGCGCGTCCGCACGCAGGAATTTCTAGTTCGCAAGATCCAAGGCAAGACCAGGTGTGACTTGCCGAGACGCCCCTAGACAGCTGGTCCGATGGCAACAAGCAGGTGGAAGTTTTGCTCGCCTGCCGCGTGCCTTACCAGTGCAAACAGCTGGGTGACTTCGACACCGCTGCCGTCTTCGTTTGCTTGCAGAGACGAAATGATCCACTGGTGAATCGAGTccttcctgcatgcacaccggCGCCAGCGTTCATTCCCAAGGATGAAATGACTCCGCCTTGATCACGCAGGGACCGTCCAAGATGCCAATGAATGGCCGTACCTCTACTCTGCGGCAACCGCGCCGCGTTTCGTCGACGCTCCGAAGCACTCCACTGTCAAATTGGGAACTCCTTCCCCGTCTAAGAATCTGTCCATTTGtcgaatatatatacatacatccaCCTAGGTATCAACCCCTCGACCTCTCTTCGTAGGCTCTCGCTGCCTGTCAGCATAGAAACTGTAGAATCCTTTTTTGCTCGGCTTTTTGGCGTGCACACCCGGCCTTCTCAGTGCACCCTCTGCACTCCTCGACGGCGGActcccgttctttctcttcctgcgtcggtctctctcgttcccccTTGATAGAATCGTCGAAttctgtgtgtgcatgtaaATCTAACAAAGAACGCGGCTGTATCTCCTAACTGGAGTTTTCGCACGGCCTCGCGTGCGTTCACTGCGTCTatgcttccttctgctcaCCGCTTCGCCTGGTCGTGAACCTCGGCAAGTTTTTCCACGCCGCCAGAGCTGCCTGCCGGGGCCTTCTTGGCGCCAGCCTGCGCGCGCgtccgtcgcttcttcttggACGCGTCCGCCGAGAGGTCGAGCGACTGCATTTGGTTGGCGATTTCGTCCCCTGAAAACAAACACGAGCCAGGGGAGAAACGCATGTCGAGGATGTAGAGCCaccacagagacaggcaagagACGTTCGCCTCCCAGGAACCCGGCCGAGGAACCGCTGGCACGGCGGCATTCGGAAAAGCAACCAAACTCTACAGCTTTCAGCTGCCATAAACAAGATCGAGTTCGCTAGGCAAACCAGACACCGATCGTACATAGAATCTGTGAATACTTGGTTTCCACAAACAGGGTACGCTtctgtctacatatatatatatatatatgtatagatatgtgtGGATGTAGATGGAATGTGCTTTGACACGTGCATGTAAGACATCGACTTGAGAGCATTTCTGTTCCGCGCTTCTCGAGGCTTTCACTTGCCTTcatcctctccttcctctccagagaTGGCGCGAGCCCCGCCGTTGCGTTGCCTGGATCCCGACCACAAATACAGAAAGCCAGAGACAAAACGTAGGACGCGTGCCCAGAGAGCACAGAATACACGTGAAGAGGCAGGTCCCGCCGAGAGGCggacggaaagcgagaacgcCACGCagagcgtcttcgcgccATCTGGaaacgagcgaggagacgcagagagagacgagaaaagcaaaaaggcaggaagaaggaaagatgtgcagagaaggacgagatgAAGAAATAGAGAGGCCGAGATGGACAAGAGGCCGCTGACCCAGAGTCCTCGCCAGCCGTTCCAAGTGAACACCACGGTGTGCACTCGCCGGCCCCTGAGGCCGTCGCGGGCATTCTCGAGGCTTGGTCTGTTTGCGCGTTGAAAACAACGGTTTCAAGAGATTCCGTCTCGCACGTGTCCCTCTTCGCGAGAATCCCGTGCCCTTCACTCGTCTCTCACCGtttgcttctccctttctctgcggccgcctcgctcgcgtcttcgacGTCCACGTCGTCTGTGCGTTTGTTCGCAGGCCGGCGGAGGCTGCGCGGCGCGACAaattcttcgtcttcgtcctcgctttcctcctcgctgtctgagtcgctgtcctcttcgtcgtcagGCTCCTCTCCAAAGAGCGTGTAGAGCATCATTCCCTTTGCGACCCGAACATCATCCTGGCACGTCCAAGACAAGGCGCAACGACAGCCAACACGCGCCGCTTTCGCTCTCGACTCTCTCCAGCGCGGCCCACCCAGCGGAAGCGCAAAAAGGCGGTCACGGCCTGCACACTTCCTCCCCTTTCCTGCGTgcctttgcgtcttttttccccttctccagtctcgctctctcgctctcccgtcCGTGTCCGCCGAGCTCTCGCGCGCGGACGTATCCCCCTTGCTCTCTCAAGATCGACAGGAACACGGGTGCGGAGCAAAAACGCCTGGGAGATGCTTCACTTACTGGCGTCACCCATTTCTGCATCTTGagctttgcatgcgcagtggCCAGGCGGACGACGGCCTCGAGCGTTCGAGCTGTGACCGGGCGCAGCATCGCGCCGCCGTTGAAGCCCGCGTTGCCGCTTTTGTCGAATTCCCTCGCGCCAGTGCCGACGCCTTGCCCGAAGCAGCGGTCGCGGATGTCTGAGTAGAACTTGATGATGGCCTGAGCGGCGTCGTCGGACAGCTGCGGGCCTTTGGCCTCGGCCTTCTTGTCTTCAAGTCCCACAGGAACCGCACTCgactcgtcttcttcgtcttcctcgtagCGGCAGCGGCGGACGTACTGGATGTACTTCTTCAGAAAGTCCGTCGTGAGGACTTCGTGTTCCCGGCTGAGAAAAGGGCACGGACACACCCGGAACCTCGCGAATCTCGAAACCCTGAGGCCCCGCCCCACAGACACCCCCCTCGGTCTGTTGCAGGCCCacgccctctcctcgctgcttcctcaCAGACCGCACAGAGTCGAGCGGAGGCGCTCTGGAGACCCACGCTTGCCCCaagttctcttctcggcacCTGTATCGACTTGGTTCTGGACCCGGGTTCGGTTCAACCTCCACTACGCTCCTTTCCACGCATGTTCCTTCGCATGTGTGGGCCGCGCGAGTGCGTCCTGACGTCTTCGCTCTGGGTTCCACGCGCATGTTCAGGCATCTCGGGCAGCCCACAAATGTCGAGCAGGCGGCAGCAGTGGATCTGCCTGTTTCGTGCTCCCCCGAAAACGAAGTACTCGATTCAACAGacgatgcatgcaggtggATGTCCACGCTTTGGCCCCAGTTACCGACAAAaggacaaaagagagaactcgCACGCCCCTGAACACGCGCCTCGAGTTTGCAACTTGGCGAATcgcggagaagcagaggtCGAGCGGCAGACCGACCAACTCTCGGGGTTTGACTCACCCGGCCTTGTCGAGATAGGCCATTTCGTTTCTCTGGCAGAAGATCTTGGTCGagccctcttcttcttcttcgtctcgtcccGTCGGCTCCTGCGCCATGTCTCTGTGCGGCTGCACTTGGCAATTCTCCAGCGTgcggcgctcttctccggACGCCGCCAcaggcttcgccttctcggtcACGTTGCGCAGGACGGCTGTCGCCAGGCGCTCGTCCTCCGCTGtcgtcgcgctgtctctgtagGTTTgcaaaaagaaacgcgacacacGAAGCTCCACACGAGGTGCGACACTCAAACCGAGCTGCTCGCCAGCGAGACGCTCTCACTGCGCATGCGTCAGGCTGCTCGCCAGCGAGACGCTCTCACTGCGCATGCGTCACCACTGGgagtgtctcctgcgcgagcctgtctctccctgccttTCACCGGTCCTCTCTCCGGGTCGCACGCCCCTTCCCGAacacttcccttcttccaTGCACCGACTGCACTTGcacttttcttccccttctctccctttcttttccctcggcCTTTGGGTCGGACCTGACGATGAAGATGAGGTCGAACCGACTCATGAGGGAGTCTTCGAAAGTGAGCTGTTGCTTGTAGTCCATGTCATCGGCCCAGCAGCCGTACAGCGGGTTGGCTgcagcgaggacggagcACCGGGCGTTGAGTGTGGTGTGGATTCCGGCCTTCGCGACAGTCACGGTTTGCTGTTCCATGACTTCGTGGATGGCCACGCGGTCCCCCGCGAGCATTTTGTCGAACTCGTCGATGCACACCACGCTGCGATCTGCCATCACCATGgcgccgccctcgacgcgtctctcgccggtTTCCTGGTCCGTGACGATGGCTGCCGTCAACCCGACGCCAGAGGAGCCTCGCCCTGTCGCGCTCACGCTCCCCGGAATCAAGTTCAGGACGAACCGGAGGAGCTGCGACTTCCCCGCACTCGGGTCCCCCACAAGGAGCACGTGGATGTCCCCGCGGATCCGATGGACGTTCGAGACTCTCTCAACGCCACCGGCCAACTGCAGCAACAAACCGCGCTTGACGAGTTCGTGGCCGCAAATCGACGGCGCAAACGAGCGTGTCAGGACCGAGAGGATATCTGGGCGCCGAGCAAACGTCCGGAGATTCTCCAAATCCGACGGCAGATTCCGCAtgagcgacgcgcgcgccgcaaCCGTCAGAACCTGCCAGAAAAACCACGGAAGGCGTGCACAAACACCGGCACGTGAAGAACCactggaaagagaggacacgaGAGGTAGGGAGGACGAACGAAGCGAACCGAAATGACATAACCACAAACGGGGGTGCGCGACCTACACGGGCCCCGACAGGAAGATAGACAGGACCGAAGGTGTACTGGCACCGACACGAGGATCCAATCCCAGTCTGACACGGGGCGGTCTGCACAgtctctcgcccgtctcccccCCATTGCGGGTAACAGGGTGTTTCACGTTTCCGGTCACCCTTCGTCCACGTCTCTTCCCGGATCGAAGGGGCTTCCAGGGAACCTCCGCACACCTGCCGCTTCCCGTactttctcctttctcctgcgtcgtctcttcgattcgccgctctccgcttccttccgtttctcgttctcgcaTTTACCTGGATGTTGTTGGCGATGAGGAAGGGTTTGACGAGGCCGCTGCTGGTGCCGTTGGTGGTGCCCATGCGAGGACGATAGACGCCCCAGACGCGCA from Neospora caninum Liverpool complete genome, chromosome XI encodes:
- a CDS encoding Riboflavin kinase / FAD synthetase domain containing protein, related encodes the protein MSRAASPPVARASPLSPQLPSCTDAPATFPMRRGPPQSSVVLIEADALVLDWGSLLQCILQGFVHRKLLPEESSTILLPGCSLLHAGTRIATRTASAEKDRLGGQPARRDSPHSAQKASKQTRVEDGEAFPHISSRACGEDEASVRTLCGRLLTTVPMPDGSQETIQSAIPEDSTRPPAGVLPSDAQAPTLAHPPCPSSLSRVMNALKVAVKPHIGAYRFLRILALHALADSLETSAQNAPSEGRFADELELKHEAENSEGSSRPLHLVFCTSNASVWRDHLATLEDGARATRGRPQAGDALLHLSHAGVVSLFPLQDGVDALRRFVERKVHETRRKSRRTRHETAPELGESLAAGEDGKDAKQGKKDLCRQESDDQHCGEKRLKGEEDILHAASAVTVAAKTKAFARFASAAGFTNLVPSLRGMQLRPSSTTQPRAECETSQPSTAATTPLSNRVETSELTSPFRSARSASVRSNSPSPAPSGACASLICGTGQFGSGGRRRGDRVCSLCRSPFAVDALPNGVHARVGAEEVSPGAAFQLCNTCDTDLEARLLDSIDDVDLQRLLHPDSLPRSPTERLSVLATSPPHCDIVRSSDAANSGVCSRVSLPDSCSSTPEASLVSSRTQTDVAPLLRLPFLQPPVYPHKVAPLAFARPKPASSLPSGASEANPDFRTASGDGRGASLPWRACACCRFLAEEAAGLEADVGGLSRKPPNANSAVRGSPGLWGTWSAAATGLEAWGRSVVLATPVLVSGEVVKGFGRGSKMLGIPTANVRETQPPVSLSTGEAYRERQNRSASETVPRPPHRLSDDSAEAEAEAQGSAPAAERPGSKADHARELRGQWGEIGEADGGENNGHLERDLERASPVTLFPGVYYGWAALHPLPRTGRRAEGQGRSAESNEPLRDQAGGKNADTGRTAGPAEKIKVYKTAMSIGYNPYFDNTSVTIEPYIYHEFDEDFVGSPITVVITGFLRSEASFSSFGHLIQAIQNDCEICRIALDHPIHLPSKHMLESLCSET
- a CDS encoding putative DNA replication licensing factor, which translates into the protein MAAYVADDFDRPGAGGPGGADATEGGEEDITMTMSGHHGMMGETLEFQTSSMRRRGQGLAKQGGLRSRVISTMSEGGLESAEGALVNYEEEVKLQRQLGEESNLERGRRMKDLSNAFKRDLESVPAVRQQLDILQNRAAAIVSGLESSTSHEQGGDDDGALAGSAESCNQRLQLSISLLVQMADAASFYEHPLIRNPCFAIPALETAVQEVWRERGALGPAPRVGILGWLGHDHVTPRGLNSGKVNRLVCVEGVVNRCTAVQPKLSRAVYVNEVQGGQALPGQDESADEGQERQVYVRAFYDVTNLDKDIRDTQPPPERDPTGVRVNRQELGYSYFKNVQRFFVQEAPETAPTGQLPRYVEVLVEEDLCDKVKCGDRVRVWGVYRPRMGTTNGTSSGLVKPFLIANNIQVLTVAARASLMRNLPSDLENLRTFARRPDILSVLTRSFAPSICGHELVKRGLLLQLAGGVERVSNVHRIRGDIHVLLVGDPSAGKSQLLRFVLNLIPGSVSATGRGSSGVGLTAAIVTDQETGERRVEGGAMVMADRSVVCIDEFDKMLAGDRVAIHEVMEQQTVTVAKAGIHTTLNARCSVLAAANPLYGCWADDMDYKQQLTFEDSLMSRFDLIFIVRDSATTAEDERLATAVLRNVTEKAKPVAASGEERRTLENCQVQPHRDMAQEPTGRDEEEEEGSTKIFCQRNEMAYLDKAGREHEVLTTDFLKKYIQYVRRCRYEEDEEDESSAVPVGLEDKKAEAKGPQLSDDAAQAIIKFYSDIRDRCFGQGVGTGAREFDKSGNAGFNGGAMLRPVTARTLEAVVRLATAHAKLKMQKWVTPDDVRVAKGMMLYTLFGEEPDDEEDSDSDSEEESEDEDEEFVAPRSLRRPANKRTDDVDVEDASEAAAEKGRSKRWREDALRGVLAFRPPLGGTCLFTCILCSLGTRDEIANQMQSLDLSADASKKKRRTRAQAGAKKAPAGSSGGVEKLAEVHDQAKRKDSIHQWIISSLQANEDGSGVEVTQLFALVAEKAKAAGMSGFTEAEMRQELAELDSRDSAPLLFHGSRVYEC